In Eremothecium gossypii ATCC 10895 chromosome V, complete sequence, the genomic stretch AGACCTATTCGAAAAGAAGCTTTCCCTCCGTCCCAAAGAGGGCTTGTGTTTAACGTCATTCTCGGAATTCAGAGATTGCTGATCCCGCGCAACGCCCAAAAGAGCGGCATTGTCCCCCGCGTAAGCTGATGATACCCTAGAGGCCCCTTCTGTGTTAGAACCGTAGGCATTAGCAATTGTTGGAGGTAGCAGGAAATGCCGACCTGTAGATGAGCCAAGTGGGCCTGGCAAAATTCCGTCTCCAAGGCTTGCGCCATCGGATGCTGTTGTAGGGGCCAAATGTTCCTCGTCGTAGTTCAGGGATTTGACACCATGATAAAAGTCTTCTACCTCCTCATCCCCGCAACTATCTTCCGGATCTGATTCGAACTGTTCATCTTCTGCAGTTAATAGGAAGAAATTTTTGACAGTGCGAAATAGCCAGACAAGGCCCAGACTGTCGGCGAAATAAGTAGCAGATCGTACGACTCGCTGTTGGAGAGTCTTAGGTGGGTCTCTAGTTTCCTGGGACGATAATGTTACTCTCCTGCGTGAACTAGTTCGCTGATGAAAATCACCAAGTTCGCTCTTTATCCTCTGGCTCTTGCTTGAAACGTAAACGTAAATGCTAACGTAGATGCCGcagatggatacgaatatAACATATCTCGGGCCCCACGATAGCACGAGCTTATACCAATAAGGATAAGGCGGTAAGTAGCACCACGCACTCATCGGCTTGTAGCCCCCGACCCTGGGGTCAGATGGGAAGTGGTATGTGTTGTTGTCCAGAATCACCACTCCGGAGACACTGGGATCGTGCTTCTTGTCGTACCCGATGAACGCCAAGCTCGCCAAAAGCATCGGTAGAAGGCCAGCAATCGGGTACATAAATCTTCGGCATTTGTAGAAGCCGCCCTCCATGTTGCCCGTCGTCGGGTTCGGCCACTTCCAGTTCGGCCTGAAGATCAGCAGCCCGAAGTGAATGGCAAAGATGACTATGGCGATGTCTGCGCCCTCTATCGCGTAGGCGGTCAGCCAGCCGACCACATTGAAAAACGCTGGTGTCGCATATACCCCATTGTTGATAAGGATCGTCACGGGGTAGACCAGCAGCACGATGGCCTTGAGCAGGTCAAACACGATCAGAAACATCACCATATGGTGTCTGAAGACCTTACGGCGACGGTCGATACACGCTACCATCTCCAAGCCGATGATGCCGGCTATTATGGACACCGCCGACGCCGTGATTGCCAGGATTCgcagcttcagcagctggcTCGAGGTGAACGTCGAGAACATCCCCGGCAGTCCGAGCACGAGGTTCACCGTGGTTGTGTTGTAGGACCCGAATACACATGTGTAGTTGCTGTCCATGCACTGTATCTGAGACGCGCCCTCCATCTTGCACGTGCGTGCGCTACACGTCTAGCTCCCGCTCGCACCTATACTTTGTATCTGTTTCGCCCTTGCTGCGCGCTAGCCCCCTCGCGCTTGCCTCTTATCCCTTCTCGAAGTCGTCTCCCCTAAGTTGGATCCCAGCGACCTCCTAGTCGAAAACTGCTGTCTACGTTCGCCAGGCACTAGTTGCCTCCCACTGCAGGTTATCGATAAGTCCTAAAATACCACCAAGCAGGCGTTGTACTGCTTCTATACGCCAACCCTCGCTTTTCGTTGGGCTGACACACTCAAGTGACTGCAAGAAGACTACCCTACTCACAGATACCGTCGTCCGTTGTACGCACGCTAAAAGACAAGTTAAATCTACGACACATATAGTGCCTCGCAAGCTCACCGCATCCGGAAGGAACAAGCTATTAGAAACTGAGACACCTCGGGCGGTGCGACAAGTCGCCTGCGCTGAGTATCATAACATGGCGTATTTAGAGCTGCTGGCATCTCTCCGGAGCCACCCCTAGCTACAAGGAAATATTTGCCTAAAAAGTGCATACAACAAACAATATTCCGGAATACGAACTCGCTAAGGTTTTTGCTCGAGGAATTCAACGGTTTTTAATCACGTCTGACGATATTGAAACCACGTGCTCGTGGACAGACGCTGGACCGCAGCTGGCGATGACGCCTTTAGTTAAAAGAGTTCTGCCGGCGCCGAAGTCGAGTGGCTGGCCTAAGACTGCGTCAGTATGCACGCCGCCAGCCTCGCGCACAATTACATTCCCTGCCGCGTGGTCCCAGATCTTTTCCTGGTAGGCGAGGCTGAGAGGAAGGCGCAGGTAAAGGTCGCCCAAGCCGGCGGCGAGCAGACAGTACTTGGCCTGGGAGTCAAGCTGGTGTGACCGCGTCATGCCAAGAGATTCTTTGATGACTGCCTGGGCGTCGTGCGCCGAGTGTGTTTTTTCGTAGCCCTCGAGAGCGACCATTTCCGAAGAATGCGCGAGGCGGCGCACAGCGGCTGGGCTCCAGACGTCGGAGGTAGTGGAGCCGTAGAAAGACCCGGAGCCGTCGACAGCCTTGAATAAGTAGCCCAGCGGCGCGGGAGCCGGGTCCTGGAGGCCGAAGggcgccagctgcaggtTAGGGCAGCCGATGACGCCAAGGCGCACGACACCTTCGACCACGAGCGCCAGGCACACGGCATACTGTGCGCCCCTGAGGAATCCTTTGGTGCCATCTATCGGGTCCAGGCACCAGAAGCGGCCCTCGCGTCCACCAGTGTGATTCCCGGCGTCGATAGCAGCACGCACTTGAACCCCGCTCGTGAGCGGGAATCGCGAATTGGTGAGGGGCACCTCTGTTGCAACATCGCCTAGAACCGCGCCAAACTCGCTGTCGGCACCGCGAATTTCGCTCAGCACCTGCTCCATGAGCTCGTCGCTGTAACCTTCGCTGGTTTCTTCGGCCACCACCTTGTCATCCGGAAAGTGTACCTTGATAGCGTTAATGATCACGGCCTGCGCGCCAAAATCGCCGATTGTTACCGGCGAGTTGTCATCCTTAGTAAATGAGGAGAGGCCTTTGTTGGAAGTGATCTGAGATTGGATTCTCTTAGTTAATAGCGATGCCTTACGCACTGCTTGCACGGCTACCCGCAATTCTTTTTCGTATGACATAGTGCAGCTGGTATGTGCTATTGATAGCTGGCACAAAATATTGTGGCACGTATGGAATTGTAGTGGGCGTTACGTTGCGGGAGGCTCACTTCAACGGCGCAATTGTGAATACCTTCCACTTATATCCTATCTGGGCACCAGCAATGGGAGAAAACGCCCATGATCTGCACGTGATGTGGCGTTAGCGTATATCATTAAACTATGTACATGATGCAATACTCAGAAAGTAGCCCTAACTGTGCCACTGCCGAGGACTCGGTCATTGTGGTAGAGGCAGCAGTATTGGCCAGGAGCCAtcgcgcgctgcgcggtAGCCAACTGGAGTTCAAACCCACTGTCTTGAAGCTGTAACCTCGTGACTTTTACGGCTTGCTGCAAGGAACGGAACTGCATGTATAACTCGCCATTAGTCATGGCTGCCTCCAAAGTACTTGCCAAGTCCTCGGGAGGCACCAAAGATTCAAAATCGGAAACCGACAAAGTGTCCTTGTAGAGGGCACGGTTGTCTCTACCTTTCACGATCTCTATAGTATTTGTCTTGGGGTCCTTGTGACTCACGTACCAGGCGCCCTGGTACTTGGGGTCTCCTTGGGGAAGGGATATGCCGACCCTCTGTCCAATGGTATATGACCAAATGCCACGGTGCTGGCCCCATATGCGACGTGTGCCACtttcctcctccaccgTAACAATGTGGCCAACGCTGCTGGGTAAGTATTCTTGCAAAAAATTTTGGAACCGACCGTGCTGGCTGTTGTTAACGAAGCAGATACCCTGGGAATCCGGCTTTGTTGCGTTGGGCAGGTGTAATTCTGCGGCCCATTGTCGGACTTCCGGTTTTGTTAGAAATCCCATGGGCATTAAGAGGTCCGCGAGGGCCTCCCGCCCGACTTGGGATAAGTAGTAACTTTGGTCCTTTGGCGCATAATGGCTCCGCAGCAGGTGGGTCTCTCTGCGAGTCTGGGGGGATAGGATTCGCGCATAGTGGCCTGTTACCAGCCAGTAGTTGCCGCGTCCATACTCCTTGTCCAGGTGCTCCCGCAACGCTCCAAACTTTACAAACCTGTTGCAGCCAATATCTGGGTTCGGAGTATAACCCTGTTGATACCGTTGTAACATAGGCTCGAAAACATCCAGCCAGTAGTCCCGTTCGAAATTGACTCTCTCGACGGGAATATTAAGGTACGCGCCCACTTTCTCAATATCCTTCCAATCTTGCTCGTAACAAGGTTCGGCCTTACCCTCTACAGGCCCTGAGCCCGACGTCTGCGACCAGTTCTGCATGTAGAGCCCACGGACTTTTGGGAAGTGAGCGTATAAAGCAGCACATACTGAAGAGTCCACGCCGCCTGACATTGCCACAATTATGTTGTCATGTGTAGACGGAACACGGGGCAGGCGGTAGCCTGCCGTTTGCCTCCGAGCGCATATGTCAATAAAACTCTTATACATCAGCTACTTTGTCTCATCTCGATGTAACGATGAGCTCTTAGTATGTTCTTCCGCGGATGACATTAGTTTCAGATCATGAAATACGTGATTTGCTTTATAGCGCAAGATATACCAATACGCAATAGTAACAAATAAGCCGACTTCAACACTATCAGACCTTGCTGAAGAAGTTCTCAGCCTTGCTACTATTCTAATATTTAAAAATACTGGTAATCTTTGTAAGCACGTGACCGTGATATTTCTTTTTTTTAGAAAAATTTTAGCGGTCTTGATTAGAGTGGCTCGATGAGATGAGATTGGCTTTGCAGGAGACATAACTTGGCTACCCTAACTATCTATCCCATAGAGCATAGCTGGCAGTTGATATCAATGGGGCTTGCGAGTAAACGGAAGAGGGATACCGAGGAACACTCGGATGAAGGTGAGGACTTCGATATCGCGGGTAACATCGCCTTAGACTCGGAAGATTCTGATGACAGCGTCTCCGACAGCGACAACGAGGTCCAGGATATCATTGAGTTCTCGGATGATGAAAAACAGAATGCGCCTCAAGTTTCGAAGACTGCAAAGGGAGCAAAGGGAGCAAAGGTTGCGGCGCCACGAAGTGACGCTGCTTTCCCGTCGCTGGAACTGTCCGATGGCGAAGATGCGGATAACGGGGACAAGGACGACGTGGACAGTTATTTCAATACCACATCGCAGTTAGCAGCTTCAAAAGCGAAGAAGGGCTCATTTGCCAGCTTTGGTCTTTCCAAGTTCATCTTGGGTAATATCTCGCGGAAGGGCTTCAGACAACCGACCCCGATCCAAAGGAAGACTATTCCTCTCATCTTACAGCAAAGAGATATTGTTGGTATGGCGAGAACGGGTTCTGGTAAAACTGCTGCCTTTGTACTACCCTTGATCGAAAAACTGAAAATGCATTCTGCCAAGATTGGCGCTAGAGCCATGATTCTGTCGCCGTCAAGAGAGTTGGCCATGCAGACGCACAAGGTTTTCAAGGAGTTTGCCAAAGGGTCCAACTTGCGCTCTGTTCTACTCACTGGTGGTGATGGGCTTGAAGACCAATTCTCTATGATGATGAGCAACCCAGATGTCATCATCGCCACTCCTGGCAGATTCTTGCATCTGAAGGTTGAAATGAATTTGGACTTGCACAGCATTGAATATGTGGTCTTTGACGAGGCTGATCGTCTATTCGAAATGGGTTTTCAAGAGCAACTGAACGAACTGCTCGGTTCTTTGCCTACAGCAAGACAGACACTTCTATTCTCTGCTACCTTGCCGAGCTCGTTGGTTGATTTCGCCAAAGCTGGTCTTACAAACCCTGTTCTTGTGAGACTGGATACAGAAACTAAGGTTTCAGAGAATTTGGAGATGCTTTTCCTCTCTGTTAAAAATGATGAGCGCGAGGCCAACCTACTATATTTACTCCAGGAGGTTATAAAGATTCCTGTTGCAACTGAAGAGCAGCTACAGCGCTTCAGAAAGCAAAGCAACGATGATGCGGATGATAGCGATGATGAAACTGATAAGAAAAAGAAGCACAGTAAGAAATCTAAACAACCCTTACCGTCCGCGAAGGATATGCCCTCTCCTAACTCCACCATTATTTTTGTTTCCACCAGGCATCATGTCGAATATGTCAGCAATCTATTAAAGGATTGTGGTTATTTGGTATCTTACCTGTACGGAACTCTTGATCAGCATGCTCGTAGACAACAATTGCACAACTTTCGCTGCGGGCTTACGAATATATTGG encodes the following:
- the GPR1 gene encoding Gpr1p (Syntenic homolog of Saccharomyces cerevisiae YDL035C (GPR1)), whose translation is MEGASQIQCMDSNYTCVFGSYNTTTVNLVLGLPGMFSTFTSSQLLKLRILAITASAVSIIAGIIGLEMVACIDRRRKVFRHHMVMFLIVFDLLKAIVLLVYPVTILINNGVYATPAFFNVVGWLTAYAIEGADIAIVIFAIHFGLLIFRPNWKWPNPTTGNMEGGFYKCRRFMYPIAGLLPMLLASLAFIGYDKKHDPSVSGVVILDNNTYHFPSDPRVGGYKPMSAWCYLPPYPYWYKLVLSWGPRYVIFVSICGIYVSIYVYVSSKSQRIKSELGDFHQRTSSRRRVTLSSQETRDPPKTLQQRVVRSATYFADSLGLVWLFRTVKNFFLLTAEDEQFESDPEDSCGDEEVEDFYHGVKSLNYDEEHLAPTTASDGASLGDGILPGPLGSSTGRHFLLPPTIANAYGSNTEGASRVSSAYAGDNAALLGVARDQQSLNSENDVKHKPSLGRRESFFSNRSSCSRKFPKTAIQPLSPILSPSAMHVSRPLPVEMFEHNMDMKSAMASLHEPLHQYDYYYPGALTDLKKDIHSDTYKEFKRRRYQIRKQLKSLFIYPFAYLVVWLFPFIVDCTHYRYELRNGPIIWLAYIATFMQPLNCLVDVFVASYRERPWRYTWSSIEKKEILNKYLLKGELGEQTIMELVNSDLGRRGWYYRGRWMKRECWRHKPSRWKRACWYVYRTVKGFIKNDYDFTDNCNDHEYWEKYYTLGLSSESSYDTRKNTDNDTNPIGMSGTCPREANTAPVSKQENEIIRIPIYWRIIHCHPMMRGIDLDELDRKIRLKSKEYNFVTPGLHAALTGSARHCFDPTGDSYHQISDPSFPPNYSIGDGNKGTPASFAAPSDSGDLPVSLRVTAQDRAGDNVAFSDETNDVHFAQGTKGIDGQSVADSGSQMIDLLSFLKGHEDRPSRDTITHQ
- the MET22 gene encoding 3'(2'),5'-bisphosphate nucleotidase (Syntenic homolog of Saccharomyces cerevisiae YOL064C (MET22)) — its product is MSYEKELRVAVQAVRKASLLTKRIQSQITSNKGLSSFTKDDNSPVTIGDFGAQAVIINAIKVHFPDDKVVAEETSEGYSDELMEQVLSEIRGADSEFGAVLGDVATEVPLTNSRFPLTSGVQVRAAIDAGNHTGGREGRFWCLDPIDGTKGFLRGAQYAVCLALVVEGVVRLGVIGCPNLQLAPFGLQDPAPAPLGYLFKAVDGSGSFYGSTTSDVWSPAAVRRLAHSSEMVALEGYEKTHSAHDAQAVIKESLGMTRSHQLDSQAKYCLLAAGLGDLYLRLPLSLAYQEKIWDHAAGNVIVREAGGVHTDAVLGQPLDFGAGRTLLTKGVIASCGPASVHEHVVSISSDVIKNR
- the SLM3 gene encoding tRNA-5-taurinomethyluridine 2-sulfurtransferase (Syntenic homolog of Saccharomyces cerevisiae YDL033C (SLM3)); its protein translation is MYKSFIDICARRQTAGYRLPRVPSTHDNIIVAMSGGVDSSVCAALYAHFPKVRGLYMQNWSQTSGSGPVEGKAEPCYEQDWKDIEKVGAYLNIPVERVNFERDYWLDVFEPMLQRYQQGYTPNPDIGCNRFVKFGALREHLDKEYGRGNYWLVTGHYARILSPQTRRETHLLRSHYAPKDQSYYLSQVGREALADLLMPMGFLTKPEVRQWAAELHLPNATKPDSQGICFVNNSQHGRFQNFLQEYLPSSVGHIVTVEEESGTRRIWGQHRGIWSYTIGQRVGISLPQGDPKYQGAWYVSHKDPKTNTIEIVKGRDNRALYKDTLSVSDFESLVPPEDLASTLEAAMTNGELYMQFRSLQQAVKVTRLQLQDSGFELQLATAQRAMAPGQYCCLYHNDRVLGSGTVRATF